In Runella sp. SP2, the genomic window GAACGGGTATCGGTGTTCAATTTGGTAAGTCCTGCATAGAATTTCTCTTGGTCTTCTTTTGGGAAACAATCGCGCATCACACGCACAATAAACTTCTCGACACCAGCAGCTTTGGCACCTGGCGTAGAGGTAGTTGGGATAATGACATCGGCTAATTCAGAAAGAAAAGCTTCTTGTTCTGCGCTCACGGCAACGCTTTCTCCGAAATTCGTTTTTTCTCCGAGCACTCCAGCCATTGCGGGTGCGGAGATCATGCCCCCTAAAAGGAGAGCAACCTGCTGTATAGCATCTCTACGGTTCATGTTTGTATCGGGTGGTTTTGTATTTATAAAGTATAAGGTAGGAATATCTTACTATTGGTCTGTGCCAAAACAATCAGCATGGGTTATTTTTTTGTGAAATAATCCCACGTCACTTTTCCAATATCGGCAATGATTTTTTCATTGGTAGCTTCACTTTCGGTGGAGTTGGTGACAAATATACTGATGAAGACAGGACTACCCGAGGGAAGGAAAAGTACCCCAATGTCATTGACAGCGGCGGTCAGCCCTTCGGCATTGGTGCCCGACGAACCTGTTTTGTGAGCGAGAACTGTTTCGGCGGGAAGCTGACTTCTTAGTCGATTTTTGCCCGTTTTTGTTCCTTTCATCACCGACCACAAAAAATCGTGGCTTTTGGATGAAAGCAATTTTCGTGAATTAAAATAGTAGGCCGCCAATAGGTCATTGGCTGCTTTGGGGGTAGTCCAGTTTTGGTATTGTAACTCCCAGTTTTTTTGCATCACTTGTTCGTTGATTTTGATGGATACGTTCTTAAAACCACGACTAAGCAGGTATTGTTCGACGGCTTGTGGACCACCGAGTAATTTTAGAAGCAATTCGCAGCCGACATTGTCGCTTTCAGCTACCGTGTATTCAATAATTTTGGAAAGTTCGATGTCGCCGCCGTTGGGATGAGCATCGCGGAGGGGGCTGTACAAATCAGGGATAAGGTCAGCTTTTTCGACTTTGATGGGTTGGTTTAATTTGAACTTACCCTTATCCACTTCCGACAACATCGCCAGTCCAATGTGCAATTTAAAAACGCTTTGCATCGGAAAACGGCCGTTACCGTAAAAGGACAACGTATCAGCGGGAGTAGGCCCCAAGATAGCGACGCCGACTTTTACTTTTTTGCCTGCGACGATTTGGCTGATTTTTTTCTTCAAATCGGGAAGCTGGGCCGAGGTAGTGAACGAAAAAGTGACAAAAAGAAGAAATAGGGGGCGTAAAAAGGAGGTCTGCATAGTTTGTAAGTGGGTCAACTTGAACAACGCCACGAAACTAGGCAGGAAAAATGAGATTCAAAATTAAAGGAAATTTAGTAGTTGTGTTAGTAACATTTTGTCATCTCTTGTCACTTCATAGAAGTCTAAAGCCGCCTACTGGGAAGCTACTATTTGTCAGTTGAAAGTTTGTGCTTCACAATTTA contains:
- the bla gene encoding class A beta-lactamase, subclass A2, which encodes MQTSFLRPLFLLFVTFSFTTSAQLPDLKKKISQIVAGKKVKVGVAILGPTPADTLSFYGNGRFPMQSVFKLHIGLAMLSEVDKGKFKLNQPIKVEKADLIPDLYSPLRDAHPNGGDIELSKIIEYTVAESDNVGCELLLKLLGGPQAVEQYLLSRGFKNVSIKINEQVMQKNWELQYQNWTTPKAANDLLAAYYFNSRKLLSSKSHDFLWSVMKGTKTGKNRLRSQLPAETVLAHKTGSSGTNAEGLTAAVNDIGVLFLPSGSPVFISIFVTNSTESEATNEKIIADIGKVTWDYFTKK
- a CDS encoding gluconate 2-dehydrogenase subunit 3 family protein; protein product: MNRRDAIQQVALLLGGMISAPAMAGVLGEKTNFGESVAVSAEQEAFLSELADVIIPTTSTPGAKAAGVEKFIVRVMRDCFPKEDQEKFYAGLTKLNTDTRSSFGKSFVELDAAQKIQAVKSLTTSDKAFFLRMKELTVTGYFTSEIGATKALEYLPIPGRFEGCVPLKPGQKAWAL